A single Paenibacillus kribbensis DNA region contains:
- a CDS encoding Gfo/Idh/MocA family protein has translation MKLGMIGTGWISQEWVKAVKEAGEWEITALFVRNRDKGEAFAAACQLDNITLYDSLEEMAKSDIDAIYIATPNSLHISQARLFLEHGKHAIVEKPISLTEQELRDAYELADQNGCYLLEAVRHIHEPNFLRLKDNVKRVGSIQGGSLYSMQFSSRYDQLLSGDVPNIFSLSYGGGALMDLGVYSLYFAIDLLGAPTSGVYRAKKHENGVDLGGPILLSYPDFTLVIQLGKNAVTTNRVEIYGDQATLISSGVSGITEVSVLDVRTKVTDTVSTPETHHFMFHEAREFYRIITEQDQVRYDELKSLSIEVQKISNELRHQNGIYFEDEQK, from the coding sequence ATGAAGCTTGGTATGATTGGAACTGGCTGGATCAGCCAGGAGTGGGTTAAAGCCGTAAAAGAAGCTGGAGAATGGGAGATTACAGCCCTGTTTGTCCGTAATCGGGACAAGGGTGAAGCGTTTGCAGCAGCATGCCAGCTCGATAATATTACGTTGTATGACAGTCTGGAAGAGATGGCTAAATCCGATATTGATGCCATTTATATCGCTACACCTAATTCCTTGCATATATCGCAGGCCCGTCTGTTTCTGGAGCATGGCAAGCATGCGATTGTTGAAAAACCAATCAGTCTGACCGAGCAAGAATTGCGGGATGCGTACGAACTGGCTGACCAGAATGGCTGTTACTTGCTGGAAGCTGTCCGTCATATTCATGAGCCAAACTTTTTGCGGCTGAAGGACAACGTGAAGCGTGTGGGCAGCATCCAGGGAGGCTCCTTGTATTCCATGCAATTTTCCTCCCGGTACGATCAATTGCTGTCAGGAGATGTTCCCAATATCTTTTCCCTGTCTTACGGCGGGGGAGCGTTGATGGATTTGGGGGTTTATTCCCTCTATTTTGCCATTGATTTGCTCGGAGCGCCGACATCAGGTGTGTACCGTGCCAAAAAGCATGAGAACGGTGTGGATTTAGGCGGTCCGATCCTATTGTCGTATCCTGATTTTACACTGGTGATTCAACTGGGGAAAAATGCGGTGACCACCAACCGTGTGGAAATCTACGGCGATCAGGCGACTCTCATCTCCAGCGGTGTTTCCGGTATTACGGAGGTGTCTGTACTGGACGTTCGCACCAAGGTAACGGATACGGTAAGCACCCCGGAAACTCATCATTTCATGTTTCACGAGGCGCGGGAATTTTACCGGATCATCACCGAACAGGATCAGGTTCGTTATGACGAGTTAAAGTCATTGAGTATCGAGGTTCAGAAAATCAGCAATGAGCTGCGTCATCAAAATGGTATTTATTTCGAGGATGAGCAGAAATAG
- the licT gene encoding BglG family transcription antiterminator LicT has translation MIIEKVLNNNVLLTKNDKGKEVIVMGRGISFKKVAGDHVDDDKIDKIFMLNENEFTAKLTELLNDIPVSHLEVVNEIVKHATEVLDTELSDNIYLTLTDHIHFAVQRQEKGLALQNAMLYEIKRFYKKEFAVGLDALQKIENTLGVKLGEDEAGFIALHMVNARIDGNEMKSTLKMTEIVQHILNIITYHYGIVLDESSFSYSRFLTHLQYFAMRVIRKEVIHSGEEFLYNQVKQTYTEAFACAQKINEYLEKTYDQYLSKDEYVYLTIHIHRVTERNNITD, from the coding sequence ATGATTATTGAGAAGGTGCTCAATAACAACGTCCTGTTGACTAAAAATGATAAAGGCAAAGAGGTCATCGTGATGGGAAGAGGCATTTCCTTCAAAAAGGTAGCTGGCGACCACGTCGATGATGATAAAATAGATAAGATTTTCATGTTAAATGAAAACGAGTTCACAGCCAAACTTACAGAGCTACTAAATGATATCCCCGTATCTCATCTGGAGGTCGTGAATGAAATCGTAAAGCATGCAACGGAAGTGCTGGATACGGAATTAAGCGACAATATTTATTTGACGCTGACTGATCATATTCATTTTGCCGTACAACGGCAGGAAAAAGGACTGGCGCTCCAAAACGCGATGCTGTATGAAATTAAACGCTTCTACAAAAAAGAATTTGCAGTTGGACTGGACGCGCTGCAAAAAATCGAAAATACGCTTGGAGTCAAGCTGGGCGAAGATGAAGCGGGATTTATCGCACTGCATATGGTGAACGCACGGATCGACGGCAACGAAATGAAGTCCACACTGAAAATGACCGAGATCGTTCAGCATATATTGAACATTATCACGTACCATTACGGCATTGTGCTGGATGAATCATCTTTTAGCTACTCCAGATTTTTGACACACCTGCAATATTTTGCAATGCGGGTCATCCGCAAGGAGGTCATTCACAGTGGCGAGGAATTTTTGTACAACCAGGTGAAGCAGACGTATACCGAGGCCTTTGCCTGTGCGCAAAAGATCAATGAGTACCTGGAAAAAACATACGATCAATATTTAAGCAAGGATGAATATGTATATTTGACCATTCATATTCATCGCGTGACGGAACGAAATAATATAACAGACTAA
- a CDS encoding ATP-binding protein, producing the protein MKQWALLKPGWQKLILYLIVLCVTVFLAAVLQWFVIRQFSSHLAEIQNDQLQHEVQELSASITERYTAWQAELKELSSSLGRDMLNQGKRQYPEGFKRETGSFYVLDEQYHVIAGQDNREMKSAVQQVKWLQNGCAISPFVTEDHQPAQYMVCRIQGAQMGGFMVRTVDADMLSGIIKSKPVNQHEVLFYNNQFKVVASRNTPDINRTDITNATRRLLEGNTGVVEDGGEKHGIGFSRIGEEALYISVEDTGQDIAERISSFRKKLLMVMALILLMLWAMLIQFRKRIVKDAIVNSQVRDQRRDEDMRQQQDTYYLPLMQTIEQRLQELQGQTARLTGGDDLKLLGFYHDLANRFEAASSQGKGASHEELEYFRELNENFIQGRLRQESSLGELLTGVRTLRDELEEKMHDNSGISFTDMNEVLSESLKWANRSLNMKNIQVILRQEPVPSIAAQAPMLYKTIQGLLENAVQAMGQGGEPVENQERSRTGFRSKRKSHMLKVSSRLEEGEIIILIEDTGGGIDDKMRWSYFQPDYSQSSQEHTFSLYHMDAYLKTIGGRLKLRNTDQGLQAIVQLRR; encoded by the coding sequence ATGAAGCAATGGGCTTTATTGAAACCGGGTTGGCAAAAGCTGATCCTGTACCTGATCGTTCTGTGCGTGACTGTGTTCTTGGCTGCCGTGCTTCAATGGTTTGTCATACGGCAATTCAGCAGTCACTTGGCAGAAATTCAAAATGATCAGCTCCAGCATGAGGTGCAGGAACTGTCCGCCAGTATAACCGAGCGTTATACTGCATGGCAGGCTGAACTAAAGGAGCTGTCGTCCAGTCTGGGCAGAGATATGCTGAATCAGGGAAAACGCCAATACCCCGAGGGGTTTAAGCGGGAAACCGGGTCCTTTTATGTGCTGGATGAACAGTATCATGTCATTGCCGGGCAAGACAATCGTGAGATGAAAAGCGCGGTTCAACAGGTTAAATGGCTGCAAAATGGCTGTGCCATAAGCCCCTTTGTAACAGAGGATCATCAGCCTGCCCAGTATATGGTATGCAGGATTCAAGGGGCGCAGATGGGCGGCTTCATGGTGCGTACGGTTGATGCTGATATGCTTAGTGGAATTATTAAAAGTAAACCGGTCAATCAGCACGAGGTTTTGTTTTATAATAATCAATTTAAGGTTGTAGCCTCCCGCAATACACCCGATATCAACCGAACGGATATTACGAACGCAACCCGCAGGCTATTGGAGGGCAATACAGGCGTCGTTGAAGATGGCGGAGAGAAACATGGAATAGGGTTCAGCCGCATCGGGGAAGAGGCGCTTTACATATCGGTTGAAGATACCGGTCAGGACATTGCAGAGCGCATCAGCTCTTTTCGCAAAAAGTTGTTGATGGTCATGGCTCTCATATTGCTTATGCTGTGGGCCATGCTCATACAGTTCCGCAAACGGATTGTGAAGGATGCCATCGTCAATAGTCAGGTGCGTGACCAGCGGCGGGATGAGGATATGCGACAGCAGCAGGACACCTATTATTTACCGTTAATGCAGACGATTGAGCAGCGGCTGCAGGAGCTGCAAGGGCAGACTGCTCGTCTGACAGGCGGTGATGATTTGAAGCTGCTGGGCTTCTATCATGATCTGGCCAACCGCTTTGAAGCGGCTTCCAGCCAGGGAAAAGGAGCATCTCATGAGGAGCTGGAGTACTTCCGGGAGTTGAATGAGAACTTCATTCAGGGTCGTCTCAGACAGGAGTCCTCACTGGGAGAACTGCTGACGGGAGTACGTACTCTGCGCGATGAGCTGGAAGAAAAGATGCATGACAATAGTGGAATTAGCTTCACCGATATGAATGAGGTATTGTCCGAGTCGTTGAAATGGGCGAACCGTTCATTGAACATGAAGAACATTCAAGTCATCTTGCGGCAAGAGCCTGTTCCATCGATTGCAGCACAAGCGCCGATGCTGTACAAAACAATTCAGGGGCTGCTGGAAAATGCAGTACAGGCCATGGGTCAAGGTGGAGAGCCGGTAGAGAATCAGGAGCGAAGTCGGACAGGGTTTCGATCCAAGCGCAAGTCTCATATGCTCAAGGTGAGTTCACGGCTTGAAGAAGGAGAAATTATTATTCTTATTGAAGACACGGGCGGCGGGATTGATGATAAAATGCGCTGGAGCTATTTCCAGCCGGATTATTCCCAAAGCTCGCAGGAGCATACGTTCAGCCTGTATCATATGGATGCATACCTGAAGACGATAGGCGGTCGTTTAAAGCTGCGGAATACGGATCAAGGCTTGCAGGCCATTGTTCAATTGAGAAGATAG
- a CDS encoding response regulator has product MTPQNILFVDDSPMVLSLLERTLTQEAFTLHTANTPKEALQVLKQHPIDVVVSDLLMPGLDGITFLRMIKKDYPHIVRIILSGHLHTQSILSAINQVGVFRFLTKPLELDDDSLKKILYEALDQAQLNRSSQYADQNVAHGLSVFIDSILNAPYRPYVLLDDQHIVTAVHAALAELYPVGSSLRHPDREGIQLTAHSLYIPYGESESSDPDLYTLDTLTVGHSSLRLIRLSEIA; this is encoded by the coding sequence ATGACACCCCAAAACATTCTATTTGTTGACGACAGCCCTATGGTTCTGTCCCTGCTAGAACGGACATTAACGCAAGAAGCATTCACCTTACATACCGCTAACACACCCAAAGAAGCATTACAGGTGCTGAAACAGCACCCCATTGATGTAGTGGTATCCGATCTGCTCATGCCTGGTCTGGACGGGATTACGTTCCTTCGTATGATCAAGAAGGACTATCCGCATATCGTACGGATCATTTTGTCAGGTCACCTGCATACGCAGTCCATTTTATCGGCAATTAATCAAGTCGGCGTGTTCCGCTTTTTGACAAAACCACTGGAGCTGGATGACGATAGTCTGAAAAAGATACTGTATGAGGCACTGGATCAGGCCCAGCTCAATCGAAGCAGCCAATATGCAGATCAAAATGTGGCTCATGGCTTGTCGGTATTTATAGACAGCATTCTGAATGCTCCGTATCGGCCTTATGTGCTGCTTGATGATCAGCATATCGTAACTGCTGTACACGCTGCGCTCGCTGAGCTGTATCCTGTCGGCAGCTCACTTCGTCATCCTGACCGTGAAGGTATTCAGTTAACGGCGCATTCATTGTATATACCGTATGGGGAGTCGGAATCTTCCGATCCCGACCTGTATACGCTGGATACGCTGACTGTGGGCCATTCATCCTTACGCCTTATCCGCCTTAGCGAGATCGCCTGA
- a CDS encoding sugar phosphate nucleotidyltransferase — protein MILLSGGSGKRLWPLSNVNRPKQFLSILRHDERPESMLQRIWRQLDEANLADEAYFSTSGTQAELIRGQIGEDAVVIEEPTQRDTFPAISLATAYLHDVAGASRDEIVGVMPVDGYAGDEFFEHLRRLPSILEQSGSDIALMGAAPTEPSDKYGYIVPSSSPSFAQPFYRVSSFVEKPDLIRSEALIREGALWNCGVFAFRLGFLLDILEQKGLPADYKSLSTNYADLPKTSFDIAVVEHTRKLSVLPYHGEWRDLGTWDSLVREMSSELSGPGYISEASHDSHIINELEIPVSIWNVPGIIVVAGPDGVLVTDRQSSTGIKDMVAEIEIGPRFEERFWGKQTVLSHQQSASGLQTVTKRVVISAGRFISYHEHQFRKEVWTIVSGTGSVCINGVTQTVSPGEVIVVEPGAKHFIGAIEEDLEFIESQIGHIVSETDISRYEFPDPLDTHSL, from the coding sequence ATGATCTTATTATCCGGGGGTTCGGGTAAACGTCTTTGGCCCTTATCCAATGTGAACCGTCCCAAGCAGTTTCTTTCCATCCTGCGTCATGACGAACGACCCGAAAGCATGCTGCAACGAATATGGCGACAATTAGATGAAGCGAATTTGGCTGATGAGGCCTATTTTTCAACAAGTGGGACTCAGGCCGAGCTGATTCGGGGGCAAATTGGCGAAGATGCAGTGGTCATAGAAGAACCGACTCAGAGGGATACCTTCCCAGCCATTTCACTGGCTACAGCCTACTTGCATGACGTTGCAGGTGCTTCACGCGACGAAATCGTAGGCGTCATGCCGGTGGACGGATATGCGGGAGATGAATTTTTTGAGCATCTGCGCAGACTTCCTTCTATATTAGAGCAGTCGGGGAGTGATATCGCACTGATGGGAGCGGCTCCGACCGAGCCCTCAGATAAATACGGGTACATTGTGCCTTCGTCATCCCCTTCGTTTGCCCAGCCATTTTATAGAGTTAGCTCATTTGTAGAAAAACCTGATCTTATCCGTTCGGAAGCGTTGATCCGTGAAGGAGCCTTATGGAATTGCGGGGTGTTTGCTTTCAGGCTAGGTTTTTTGTTGGATATACTGGAGCAAAAGGGTTTACCAGCAGACTATAAATCTCTTTCGACAAATTATGCAGACTTGCCCAAAACCAGCTTTGATATTGCGGTAGTAGAACATACACGCAAGCTCTCCGTGCTTCCGTACCATGGAGAGTGGAGGGATTTGGGAACCTGGGATTCGTTGGTGCGGGAAATGAGCTCAGAGCTGAGCGGCCCCGGCTATATTTCAGAAGCTTCACATGACTCGCATATTATCAATGAACTGGAGATTCCGGTCAGCATCTGGAATGTTCCGGGCATTATCGTCGTTGCCGGGCCGGATGGCGTGCTGGTTACGGATCGACAATCTTCTACAGGCATTAAGGATATGGTGGCCGAAATTGAAATCGGTCCGCGCTTTGAAGAGCGCTTCTGGGGAAAGCAAACTGTGTTATCCCATCAACAGTCAGCAAGTGGTTTGCAGACAGTGACCAAACGAGTTGTTATTTCGGCTGGAAGATTTATCAGCTATCATGAGCATCAGTTCCGTAAAGAAGTTTGGACCATCGTCTCAGGCACCGGAAGCGTGTGTATCAATGGCGTGACACAGACAGTCAGTCCTGGTGAGGTTATCGTCGTAGAGCCTGGTGCGAAGCATTTTATAGGCGCAATAGAGGAAGATCTGGAATTTATCGAGTCACAAATCGGGCATATCGTATCAGAAACGGATATTAGCCGATATGAATTTCCCGACCCGCTGGACACTCATTCCCTATAA
- a CDS encoding thioredoxin family protein, which translates to MKKAYIAGLSVIVLLLIAIAISAVFKFQGLEQVIQQKDKEIQASKSNYPEIYDHLNAVTMDGFKKLIQQDQSVFIYVGRPSCGDCNRFEPKFNKMIEDYNLGSKITFLNVHKIHKDKPQWNKFKADYNVKYTPTIAEFRQGKLVDKIEWTPERDLSTDAVKEWLISKKLIQ; encoded by the coding sequence GTGAAAAAAGCATATATCGCCGGATTAAGTGTCATTGTATTGCTTCTTATTGCTATTGCGATTTCTGCCGTATTCAAATTTCAGGGCCTGGAGCAAGTGATTCAACAGAAAGACAAAGAGATTCAAGCGAGCAAAAGCAATTATCCCGAAATATATGACCATTTGAATGCGGTTACTATGGATGGTTTCAAGAAACTGATCCAGCAGGATCAAAGTGTGTTCATCTATGTCGGCAGACCCAGCTGCGGTGACTGCAACCGCTTTGAGCCGAAATTTAACAAAATGATCGAGGATTACAATCTGGGCTCGAAAATTACATTTTTGAACGTTCATAAAATTCATAAGGACAAACCCCAATGGAATAAATTCAAAGCGGATTACAACGTTAAATACACTCCTACGATTGCAGAATTCAGACAGGGCAAGCTGGTTGATAAAATAGAATGGACACCTGAAAGAGACCTCAGTACGGATGCTGTAAAAGAGTGGCTGATTTCCAAAAAGCTTATTCAATAA
- a CDS encoding beta-glucoside-specific PTS transporter subunit IIABC, whose translation MSDKELSKKIVTLVGGEENVNSVFHCATRLRFKLKDRTKADKAALEATPGVITVVESSGQFQVVIGNNVGQVFEHMMAETNLQDAENPNAKKEESSEKTNFLGKAVDIISSIFSPLLGALAGAGLLKGILALILSLHWINDKSGTYLILNAASDSVFYFLPVFLAITSSRKFKTNAFVSVAVAGALVYPAVITAVDNPAKLAFLGIPIILIKYSSSVIPIILAVWVQSYVERWFNSFVHQSVKNIIVPMLSLLVVVPLTFLAFGPVGNLVSQGLASGFTWVYNLSPLIAGAVAGAFWQVFVIFGVHWGFVPIMLSNISTLGYDTMLPMLTAAVLSQAGATLGVFLKSRNTQMKALAGSSTLAAVFGITEPTIYGVTLKLKKPFIYACISGGIGGAIIASGGATAKSFSLPSLLALPTYFGTGFLWLVIGLLVAFGLAALLVMILGFDDPKEETAKTATAPEKKEAAIEKEIIVSPLQGKVLPLDQSSDVAFASGAMGKGILIDPTEGVLTSPVNGTITTVFPTGHAIGITSNDGAEILIHVGVNTVKLKGQFFDKRVKEGDVVKQGQLLLEFDIEQIKAAGYPTATPVIVTNSAQYLDVLTTMESEVKREDYLLTVVV comes from the coding sequence ATGAGCGATAAAGAGCTATCCAAAAAAATAGTGACCCTCGTTGGTGGCGAAGAGAATGTCAATTCGGTATTCCACTGCGCTACACGCTTGAGATTTAAATTAAAAGATCGTACCAAAGCGGATAAAGCTGCACTGGAAGCAACCCCAGGTGTCATTACTGTAGTGGAAAGCAGTGGTCAATTTCAGGTTGTTATCGGCAACAATGTAGGTCAAGTATTTGAACACATGATGGCAGAAACAAATTTGCAGGATGCGGAGAATCCAAATGCGAAAAAGGAAGAATCTTCCGAAAAAACGAATTTTCTTGGTAAAGCGGTTGACATCATTTCCAGCATATTCTCTCCTCTCTTGGGCGCTCTTGCCGGAGCAGGTTTGCTCAAAGGGATTCTGGCATTAATTCTGTCACTCCATTGGATTAATGATAAAAGCGGTACGTATCTGATCCTAAACGCAGCTTCGGACAGCGTATTTTATTTCTTGCCCGTATTTCTAGCTATTACATCGTCCCGTAAATTTAAAACAAATGCCTTTGTATCAGTCGCAGTTGCCGGAGCACTCGTCTACCCGGCTGTTATTACAGCGGTGGACAATCCGGCCAAACTGGCTTTTCTCGGCATTCCAATCATTCTGATTAAATACAGCTCCAGCGTCATTCCCATTATTCTGGCGGTGTGGGTGCAATCTTATGTGGAACGCTGGTTTAATTCCTTTGTTCATCAATCGGTTAAAAACATCATCGTACCGATGCTTTCACTGTTGGTCGTTGTTCCATTGACGTTTTTGGCCTTTGGTCCCGTAGGGAACCTGGTCAGCCAAGGCTTGGCAAGCGGTTTTACATGGGTATACAATTTAAGCCCATTGATCGCTGGTGCGGTTGCCGGGGCGTTCTGGCAAGTATTTGTTATTTTCGGTGTGCATTGGGGCTTCGTTCCTATTATGCTGTCTAATATTTCAACATTGGGTTATGATACGATGCTTCCGATGCTTACAGCAGCCGTACTTTCTCAAGCTGGTGCAACATTGGGGGTATTCCTGAAATCCCGCAACACTCAAATGAAGGCTTTGGCAGGCTCCTCCACGCTGGCGGCTGTATTTGGGATTACAGAACCAACCATTTATGGCGTAACATTGAAATTGAAAAAGCCATTTATCTATGCTTGTATTTCCGGCGGTATTGGGGGGGCTATTATCGCTTCCGGCGGAGCGACTGCAAAATCCTTCTCCCTGCCTAGTTTGCTGGCTTTGCCTACTTATTTTGGAACTGGTTTCTTGTGGCTTGTCATCGGCTTGCTCGTTGCCTTTGGGCTTGCAGCCTTGCTGGTTATGATCTTGGGCTTTGATGATCCAAAAGAAGAAACAGCCAAGACAGCAACAGCACCAGAGAAAAAAGAAGCTGCAATCGAGAAGGAAATTATCGTAAGTCCTTTGCAAGGTAAAGTATTGCCTTTGGATCAATCCTCTGATGTTGCTTTTGCCTCAGGGGCCATGGGGAAAGGAATTCTAATTGACCCGACAGAAGGTGTACTGACATCTCCTGTAAACGGAACGATTACGACGGTATTCCCAACCGGACATGCTATCGGTATTACATCCAATGACGGAGCAGAAATTTTGATCCATGTGGGTGTCAATACAGTGAAGCTGAAAGGGCAATTTTTTGACAAGCGCGTAAAAGAAGGCGATGTGGTGAAGCAAGGACAGCTGCTGCTGGAATTTGATATCGAGCAAATTAAAGCTGCAGGCTATCCAACAGCTACACCAGTTATTGTAACCAATTCTGCACAATATCTGGATGTACTGACCACGATGGAATCTGAAGTAAAACGCGAAGATTACTTGTTGACTGTAGTGGTCTAA
- a CDS encoding response regulator transcription factor, giving the protein MPIKIFIIEDQKSLADMIALHLQEEGYLTEIIYDCKLAIPTLMRFKPDIIVTDLMFSGKVECGLIGQIRQFTTVPMLVISNNTLLNIRIKALDDGADDFLCQPFSLRELNARIKALLRRSGSNMPTESQTVTPKIKKVRVWVNDYRHSLLVDDQEIEVTQIEFSIIKEMSSNPGKVFTRSELMDRIKGGDGAYLDRTIDVHISSLRKKIERDPKNPQHIRTVWGRGYKYEM; this is encoded by the coding sequence ATGCCCATAAAAATATTTATCATTGAAGATCAAAAAAGTTTGGCAGATATGATTGCTTTACATCTTCAGGAGGAAGGTTATCTCACCGAGATTATCTATGATTGTAAGCTTGCCATTCCTACACTTATGCGTTTTAAGCCTGATATCATTGTGACCGATCTGATGTTTTCCGGTAAGGTCGAATGTGGACTGATCGGCCAAATCCGTCAATTTACAACAGTTCCTATGCTAGTCATCTCTAATAACACCTTGTTGAATATTAGGATAAAGGCTCTGGATGACGGAGCGGATGACTTTTTATGCCAGCCCTTCAGTCTGAGAGAGTTGAATGCCCGCATCAAAGCCCTGCTGCGCCGCAGTGGCAGCAACATGCCCACTGAATCGCAAACGGTAACCCCAAAGATTAAAAAGGTAAGAGTTTGGGTGAATGATTACCGTCATAGCCTGTTAGTCGATGACCAGGAAATTGAAGTTACTCAAATCGAATTTTCCATTATAAAAGAGATGTCCTCCAATCCAGGAAAAGTCTTTACCCGCAGCGAGCTGATGGATCGGATCAAAGGCGGAGATGGCGCTTATCTGGATCGTACCATCGACGTACATATTTCCAGCCTTCGCAAAAAAATAGAACGTGACCCTAAAAATCCTCAGCATATCCGCACTGTCTGGGGCAGAGGCTACAAATACGAGATGTAG
- a CDS encoding LacI family DNA-binding transcriptional regulator, with amino-acid sequence MSNLDQIAKLAGFSKATVSRVLNQSPHVSHETRTKILKIMQEMDYVPNRNAISLSKGQTLQIGIITSTINEIVLAFLDSFVEIAGQYSFQTIIYTSGEDKKKELQAFEDLKRKRIDALVIISCVNDTDLLSTYCKYGPIVSWQRMEHTAIRSVAMDQYEGYMLALQHLIQKGYTRIANAFGRPSSINTQSRQRAYEHIMSEHNLPILQHWNHSSIYNIRDGEQVVRDLLQRRDEFPEAILCANDYVAVGILCEARRQSLSVPEDLAIIGFDNTELAHTMGITTVQNPIMGQAQNAFFMLSPQLIGRQMELHSLEYSLIERTTT; translated from the coding sequence ATGTCGAATCTTGATCAAATTGCCAAACTGGCGGGCTTTTCCAAAGCTACAGTATCCAGAGTGTTAAATCAGTCACCTCATGTCAGTCACGAAACCAGAACAAAAATCTTAAAAATCATGCAAGAGATGGATTACGTCCCCAATCGGAATGCGATTTCCTTATCCAAGGGTCAAACACTACAAATTGGAATTATTACTTCAACCATTAATGAGATTGTTCTGGCCTTTCTGGACAGCTTTGTAGAAATTGCGGGCCAGTACAGTTTTCAGACCATTATTTATACTTCCGGAGAAGATAAAAAGAAAGAGCTTCAGGCTTTTGAGGATTTAAAAAGAAAAAGAATCGATGCGCTGGTCATCATTTCCTGCGTGAATGATACCGATTTGTTAAGCACCTACTGCAAATATGGCCCGATTGTGTCATGGCAACGAATGGAGCATACCGCTATTCGCTCGGTCGCTATGGATCAATATGAAGGATACATGCTGGCACTACAGCATCTGATCCAAAAAGGCTATACTCGAATAGCCAATGCCTTTGGCCGCCCGAGCAGCATCAATACCCAAAGCAGACAACGAGCCTATGAGCATATCATGAGTGAGCATAACCTCCCTATTTTGCAACATTGGAATCATTCCTCCATCTATAATATCCGTGACGGCGAACAGGTCGTTCGTGATTTGCTGCAGCGTCGGGATGAATTCCCAGAGGCTATTTTGTGTGCTAACGATTATGTGGCAGTCGGCATTCTCTGTGAAGCACGCAGACAGTCGCTTAGTGTTCCTGAGGATCTGGCAATTATTGGGTTTGATAACACTGAGCTAGCGCATACGATGGGAATTACAACCGTTCAAAATCCCATTATGGGTCAGGCGCAAAATGCCTTTTTTATGCTATCGCCTCAGTTAATCGGCCGCCAAATGGAGCTTCATTCGCTGGAATACAGCCTGATTGAACGTACAACTACATAG
- a CDS encoding oxidoreductase → MAIQVAYLGFGKSTTRYHLPYVRLRDTFQVSRVYTRQVREEMKTAYPDILFSDQIMDVLNDPEISLVVVCTPSATHYEYAKLALSHGKHVLVEKPFCESLEQARELIELAKEKNLIVMPYQNRRFDSDYLAFKEALYSDKLGDIVEIESHYDYFRPDASVPGGNPVNGMFYGLGVHTLDRLIALFGRPEQIGYDIKSVRAAQGADDYSETILYYPDKKVIVKTSLVVCLPYPQFTIHGTKGSFVKWGDDQQEAWLKAGKTPDAEGFGLDDPASYGKLKYVPSGSSEAVEELLPTPTGDYGRLYDSLYESIVHGTPKLVPDEDILLTIEILESGFKQPSPSIVDFRR, encoded by the coding sequence ATGGCGATTCAAGTTGCTTATTTGGGATTTGGTAAAAGTACAACCCGGTATCATCTACCCTATGTCCGACTCAGGGACACCTTTCAAGTATCGAGAGTGTATACACGCCAGGTGCGGGAGGAGATGAAGACAGCCTACCCGGATATACTGTTTTCGGATCAAATCATGGATGTTCTCAATGACCCGGAAATATCACTTGTCGTCGTATGTACACCATCTGCCACACATTATGAATACGCCAAATTGGCATTATCCCACGGCAAGCATGTGCTGGTGGAAAAGCCTTTTTGTGAAAGTCTTGAACAGGCGCGTGAACTGATCGAATTGGCCAAGGAAAAGAACCTGATTGTCATGCCTTATCAAAATCGCAGATTTGACAGCGATTATCTGGCTTTCAAGGAAGCGCTCTATTCCGATAAATTGGGAGATATTGTGGAGATTGAATCCCACTACGATTATTTCCGTCCTGATGCCAGTGTGCCTGGCGGCAATCCAGTCAATGGAATGTTCTACGGACTCGGCGTACATACGCTGGACAGACTCATTGCCTTATTTGGCAGGCCGGAGCAGATCGGATATGACATCAAGTCTGTTCGCGCTGCTCAAGGTGCCGACGATTATAGTGAAACCATTTTGTATTATCCAGATAAAAAAGTAATTGTTAAAACCTCTCTTGTTGTGTGTCTGCCATATCCGCAGTTCACCATACATGGTACGAAAGGCAGCTTTGTCAAATGGGGAGACGACCAGCAGGAAGCCTGGCTGAAAGCAGGTAAAACCCCGGATGCCGAGGGTTTTGGTCTGGACGATCCAGCCTCCTACGGCAAGCTTAAATACGTACCTTCTGGCAGCAGTGAAGCTGTTGAAGAATTACTCCCTACGCCGACAGGAGATTACGGACGACTGTACGACTCTCTGTATGAGTCTATCGTGCACGGTACACCCAAGCTGGTTCCGGACGAGGATATTTTGCTTACAATAGAGATTTTGGAAAGCGGCTTTAAGCAGCCTTCCCCGTCCATCGTTGATTTCCGGCGATAG